In one Mesorhizobium australicum genomic region, the following are encoded:
- the murD gene encoding UDP-N-acetylmuramoyl-L-alanine--D-glutamate ligase — MIPATSLSGKKVALFGLGGSGIATARALIEGGADVTAWDDNPESVAKAGAQGISTIDLRHVDWSGFTSFVLSPGVPLTHPKPHWTVDLARGAGVEVIGDIELFARERRRAAPDAPFIAITGTNGKSTTTALTAHMLSSAGRDTQMGGNIGRAVMTLDPPTPDRHYVVECSSYQIDLAPSVNPTAGLLLNLTPDHLDRHGTMQHYASIKERLVAGSETAIIGVDDIHCAQVADRLERAGHDVIRISKRLAVTDGYFADGFALLRAQGGRITQIATLEDIGSLRGQHNAQNALAAVAACLRVGLDLKDIQHGLDSFPGLAHRMEQIGRKGNVLFVNDSKATNADAAAPALSSFPRIYWIAGGLPKEGGIEPLRSFFPRIARAYLIGEAAPAFSATLGEAVPYEISGTLAAAVEHAAADAAKDEAGDVVVLLSPACASFDQFKNFEVRGDAFRAAVLALDGIEPIGGTR, encoded by the coding sequence ATGATCCCGGCCACCTCCCTCTCCGGCAAGAAGGTCGCGCTGTTCGGGCTCGGCGGCTCGGGCATCGCCACCGCGCGCGCGCTGATCGAGGGCGGGGCGGACGTCACCGCATGGGACGACAATCCTGAGAGCGTAGCCAAGGCCGGCGCGCAGGGTATTTCGACCATCGATCTCAGGCATGTGGACTGGTCGGGCTTCACATCCTTCGTCCTGTCGCCCGGCGTGCCGCTGACCCATCCGAAGCCGCACTGGACGGTGGACCTGGCGCGCGGTGCCGGCGTGGAGGTCATCGGCGACATCGAGCTCTTCGCCCGCGAGCGCCGGCGCGCCGCGCCCGACGCGCCGTTCATCGCCATCACCGGCACCAACGGCAAGTCCACGACCACGGCGCTGACCGCGCACATGCTCTCATCAGCCGGGCGCGACACGCAGATGGGCGGCAATATCGGCCGCGCCGTGATGACGCTCGATCCGCCGACGCCCGACCGGCACTATGTGGTCGAGTGCTCGTCCTACCAGATCGATCTCGCGCCGTCGGTCAATCCGACCGCGGGCCTGCTGCTCAACCTGACGCCTGACCATCTCGACAGGCACGGCACCATGCAGCACTACGCATCGATCAAGGAGCGGCTGGTGGCGGGCAGCGAGACCGCGATCATCGGCGTTGACGACATCCACTGCGCCCAGGTCGCCGACCGGCTGGAGCGTGCGGGCCACGACGTCATCCGCATCTCCAAGCGGCTCGCCGTCACCGACGGCTACTTCGCCGACGGCTTCGCGCTGCTAAGGGCACAGGGCGGGCGGATCACGCAGATCGCCACGCTTGAGGACATCGGCTCGCTGCGCGGCCAGCACAATGCCCAGAACGCACTTGCCGCGGTGGCGGCCTGCCTTCGGGTCGGCCTCGACCTGAAGGACATTCAGCACGGGCTCGACAGCTTTCCGGGCCTCGCGCACCGGATGGAGCAGATCGGCCGCAAGGGCAACGTGCTTTTCGTCAACGATTCCAAGGCGACCAATGCCGATGCGGCCGCGCCGGCATTGTCGAGCTTTCCGCGTATCTACTGGATCGCCGGCGGCCTGCCCAAGGAAGGCGGTATCGAGCCGCTGCGCTCCTTCTTCCCGCGTATCGCGCGCGCCTATCTGATCGGCGAAGCGGCCCCCGCTTTTTCCGCCACGCTCGGCGAGGCGGTGCCCTACGAGATTTCGGGCACGCTCGCGGCTGCCGTGGAGCACGCCGCGGCGGATGCCGCGAAGGACGAGGCCGGCGATGTGGTGGTGCTCCTGTCGCCCGCCTGCGCCAGCTTCGACCAGTTCAAGAATTTCGAGGTCAGGGGCGATGCGTTCCGCGCCGCCGTGCTGGCGCTCGACGGCATAGAGCCCATCGGAGGGACACGCTGA
- the mraY gene encoding phospho-N-acetylmuramoyl-pentapeptide-transferase, producing MLTLLVDFADQVSAFNVFRYITFRVGGALITSALIVFMFGPTIINSLRIRQGKGQPIRADGPQTHFKKAGTPTMGGLMIMSGIIGSTLLWANLASVYVWVVLFVTISFGAIGFYDDYMKVTKQSHLGVSGRVRLAIEFTVAGIAAYVIMRAGTAPFSSSLTFPFVKDFIVNLGWFFVPFAAVVMVGAGNAVNLTDGLDGLAIVPVMIAAASFGVIAYLAGNAVFADYLQIHFTPGTGELAVVLGAVIGAGLGFLWFNAPPAAIFMGDTGSLALGGLIGSIAVATKHEIVLAIIGGLFVMEAMSVIIQVGYFKMTGRRVFLMAPIHHHFEKLGWTESQIVIRFWIIAVILALIGLSTLKLR from the coding sequence ATGCTCACGCTACTCGTTGATTTCGCCGACCAGGTCTCGGCGTTCAACGTCTTCCGCTACATCACCTTCCGCGTGGGAGGGGCGCTGATCACGTCCGCGCTGATCGTGTTCATGTTCGGGCCGACGATCATCAATTCGCTGCGCATCCGCCAGGGCAAGGGTCAGCCGATCCGCGCGGATGGTCCCCAGACCCACTTCAAGAAGGCCGGCACGCCGACCATGGGCGGGCTGATGATCATGAGTGGCATCATCGGCTCGACGTTGCTGTGGGCCAATCTCGCCAGCGTTTATGTCTGGGTGGTGCTCTTCGTGACGATCTCGTTCGGCGCGATCGGCTTCTACGATGACTACATGAAGGTGACGAAACAGTCGCATCTCGGCGTTTCCGGCCGGGTGCGCCTCGCGATCGAGTTCACCGTTGCCGGCATCGCAGCCTATGTGATCATGCGGGCGGGCACCGCGCCGTTCTCTTCGTCCCTGACCTTCCCGTTCGTGAAGGACTTCATTGTCAATCTCGGCTGGTTCTTCGTTCCGTTCGCAGCGGTGGTGATGGTCGGCGCGGGCAACGCGGTGAACCTGACCGACGGTCTCGACGGGCTTGCCATCGTGCCGGTGATGATCGCCGCCGCCTCGTTCGGCGTCATTGCTTATCTCGCCGGCAACGCGGTTTTCGCCGACTACCTGCAGATCCACTTCACCCCCGGCACGGGCGAACTAGCCGTGGTGCTCGGCGCGGTGATCGGCGCCGGCCTCGGCTTCCTGTGGTTCAACGCGCCGCCGGCGGCGATCTTCATGGGCGACACGGGTTCGCTTGCCCTGGGAGGCCTGATTGGCTCGATCGCGGTGGCCACGAAACACGAGATCGTGCTCGCCATCATCGGCGGTCTCTTCGTGATGGAGGCGATGTCGGTGATCATCCAGGTCGGCTACTTCAAGATGACCGGCCGGCGCGTCTTCCTGATGGCGCCGATCCATCATCATTTCGAGAAGCTCGGCTGGACCGAGAGCCAGATCGTGATCCGCTTCTGGATCATCGCCGTCATCCTGGCCCTCATCGGCCTCTCGACCCTGAAGCTGCGCTGA
- a CDS encoding UDP-N-acetylmuramoylalanyl-D-glutamyl-2,6-diaminopimelate--D-alanyl-D-alanine ligase, which yields MSLLWTAQAMVEAMGGRPIGVLPQGITGISIDSRTLKPGEAFFAIKGDALDGHDFATAAVKAGAALLVVAEGKLPALGRITTPMIVVDDVLEGLVKLAIAARARAKGKIIAVTGSAGKTTTKEALRHVLSAVGSVHASEKSFNNHWGVPLTLARLPEDTDYAVFEIGMNHPDEIRPLVKLVRPHIAIITLIAAAHLGHFRKIEEIARAKAEIFEGIEPGGYALLNRDDAQYKLLEKLAKAAGVAHVVSFGEQERSHVRLLGCELSADHSDIAVGIGSDRIAARVGAPGRHMVQNALAVLGAARLAEADLAAVAEAFAGLQAEVGRGRRHRLAGGITLIDESYNANPASMKAAIDLLDRTEPAKGGRRIAVLGDMLELGAHAEQLHGALADLIAPTATDLVFLGGAEMAALAARLPPQRLGAHAANVDELKPIVLAALRPGDVVVVKSSKGIGFSKLVDALIKNFPVEGESQRRA from the coding sequence ATGAGCCTGCTCTGGACGGCCCAGGCGATGGTCGAGGCGATGGGCGGACGGCCGATCGGCGTGCTGCCGCAAGGCATCACCGGCATCTCGATCGACAGCCGCACGCTCAAGCCCGGCGAAGCTTTCTTCGCCATCAAGGGCGATGCGCTCGACGGGCACGACTTCGCAACTGCCGCTGTCAAGGCGGGGGCCGCATTGCTGGTGGTTGCGGAAGGAAAGCTGCCGGCGCTCGGACGCATCACCACACCGATGATCGTCGTGGACGACGTTCTGGAGGGCCTTGTGAAGCTCGCGATCGCCGCGCGCGCCCGGGCCAAGGGAAAGATCATTGCCGTCACCGGCTCGGCCGGCAAGACGACCACCAAGGAGGCGCTCCGGCACGTCCTGTCGGCTGTCGGTTCGGTGCATGCGTCGGAAAAGTCATTCAACAATCACTGGGGCGTGCCGCTGACGCTCGCCAGGCTGCCTGAGGACACTGACTATGCGGTGTTCGAAATCGGGATGAACCATCCCGACGAGATCCGGCCGCTGGTCAAGCTGGTCAGGCCGCACATCGCGATCATCACGCTGATCGCCGCCGCCCATCTCGGCCATTTCCGCAAGATCGAGGAGATCGCCCGCGCAAAGGCTGAGATATTCGAGGGGATCGAGCCGGGCGGATACGCGCTGCTCAACCGCGACGACGCGCAGTACAAGCTGCTGGAAAAGCTTGCGAAGGCGGCGGGCGTCGCACATGTCGTGTCCTTCGGCGAGCAGGAGCGTTCGCACGTGCGCCTGCTCGGCTGCGAGCTGTCGGCGGATCATTCCGACATCGCCGTGGGCATCGGCAGCGACCGGATTGCTGCGAGGGTCGGCGCACCGGGTCGTCATATGGTCCAGAATGCACTTGCGGTGCTGGGAGCCGCGCGGCTCGCCGAGGCGGACCTCGCGGCAGTCGCGGAGGCGTTCGCCGGGCTTCAGGCCGAGGTTGGCCGCGGGCGGCGGCATCGCCTTGCCGGTGGCATCACGCTGATCGACGAGAGCTACAACGCCAATCCTGCCTCGATGAAGGCGGCGATCGACCTGCTCGACCGGACGGAACCGGCCAAGGGCGGCCGTCGCATCGCGGTGCTGGGCGACATGCTGGAGCTCGGCGCGCATGCCGAGCAGTTGCATGGCGCGCTCGCCGACCTCATCGCGCCGACCGCGACGGACCTCGTCTTCCTCGGCGGCGCGGAGATGGCCGCGCTCGCCGCAAGGTTGCCGCCGCAGCGGCTGGGCGCACACGCAGCCAATGTCGACGAGCTGAAGCCGATCGTGCTCGCCGCGCTCCGGCCCGGCGACGTCGTGGTGGTCAAGTCATCCAAGGGCATCGGCTTCTCGAAGCTGGTCGATGCGCTGATCAAGAACTTTCCTGTCGAAGGCGAGAGCCAGAGACGCGCCTGA
- a CDS encoding UDP-N-acetylmuramoyl-L-alanyl-D-glutamate--2,6-diaminopimelate ligase — protein sequence MHLKDFAGILPLGDGSTASVEVLGLTADSRAAAPGFLFAALTGTKADGASYAADAAAKGASAIIAARNAALGDLPVPILRVDDPRHALALAAARFYGAQPATMAAVTGTSGKTSVVSFLRQIWAHAGLQAASIGTTGVVAPGRDDYGTLTTPDPVALHLLLKELADAGVTHAAMEASSHGLDQRRLDGVKLSAAGFTNLGRDHMDYHPTVEDYHRAKLRLFDTLLPKGAPAVIFADDAWSEPTVAAANKAGRIVLTVGRNGDFLRLKRLEHERHRQRAEIEFSGALYEVDLPLAGDFQMSNALVAAGLAMATGIKAETALAALEHLKGAPGRLDLVGTTRSGAPVYVDYAHKPEALENVLLSVRPFTTGKVVVVFGCGGDRDKGKRPIMGGIATRLADIVIVTDDNPRSEVPATIRAEILANAPRAIEIGDRREAIRHAIDLLGAGDTLIVAGKGHEEGQTVGSVTHPFSDHHEVRVALTGRAA from the coding sequence ATGCATCTGAAGGATTTTGCCGGAATTCTGCCGCTGGGCGACGGCTCGACCGCGTCCGTCGAAGTGCTTGGGCTGACCGCGGATTCCCGCGCCGCCGCGCCCGGTTTCCTCTTTGCCGCCCTGACCGGGACGAAGGCTGACGGCGCGTCCTATGCTGCCGATGCGGCCGCGAAGGGCGCGTCGGCCATCATCGCCGCGCGCAACGCCGCGCTCGGCGACCTCCCGGTTCCGATCCTGCGTGTCGACGATCCGAGGCATGCGCTCGCGCTCGCCGCCGCGCGGTTCTACGGCGCGCAGCCGGCGACGATGGCCGCCGTCACCGGCACGAGCGGCAAGACCTCGGTCGTGTCCTTCTTGCGCCAGATCTGGGCGCATGCCGGGCTTCAGGCGGCTAGCATCGGCACGACGGGCGTCGTGGCGCCCGGCCGTGACGACTACGGCACGCTGACGACGCCCGATCCCGTTGCTCTGCACCTCCTGCTTAAGGAACTGGCCGACGCTGGCGTCACCCATGCCGCGATGGAAGCTTCCAGCCACGGGCTCGACCAGCGCCGCCTCGACGGCGTGAAGCTCTCGGCCGCCGGCTTCACAAATCTCGGCCGCGACCACATGGACTACCATCCGACGGTCGAGGACTATCACCGCGCCAAGCTGCGCCTGTTCGACACGCTGCTGCCCAAGGGCGCGCCGGCGGTCATCTTCGCCGACGACGCGTGGTCCGAGCCGACGGTCGCCGCGGCGAACAAGGCCGGTCGCATCGTGCTCACGGTCGGTCGCAACGGCGATTTCCTGCGCCTTAAGCGCCTGGAGCACGAACGTCATCGCCAGCGCGCCGAGATCGAGTTCTCCGGCGCGCTCTACGAGGTCGACCTGCCGCTCGCCGGCGATTTCCAGATGTCGAACGCGCTGGTGGCCGCCGGCCTCGCCATGGCGACCGGCATCAAGGCCGAGACTGCGCTCGCCGCGCTCGAACATCTCAAGGGCGCGCCCGGGCGGCTCGACCTCGTCGGCACGACGCGTAGCGGTGCGCCGGTCTATGTCGACTATGCGCACAAGCCCGAGGCGCTGGAAAACGTGCTCCTGTCAGTGCGGCCGTTCACCACCGGCAAGGTGGTCGTCGTGTTCGGCTGCGGCGGCGATCGCGACAAGGGCAAGCGTCCGATCATGGGAGGCATCGCCACCCGCCTTGCCGACATCGTCATCGTCACGGACGACAATCCGCGCTCCGAGGTTCCTGCGACCATCCGCGCCGAGATCCTCGCCAACGCGCCCCGCGCGATCGAGATCGGCGACCGCCGCGAGGCGATCCGTCATGCGATCGACCTGCTCGGCGCCGGCGACACGCTGATCGTCGCCGGCAAAGGGCATGAGGAAGGCCAGACGGTCGGCTCGGTCACACATCCCTTCTCCGATCATCACGAAGTCCGCGTCGCGCTGACGGGGAGGGCGGCATGA
- a CDS encoding peptidoglycan D,D-transpeptidase FtsI family protein produces MIKRLFASKPDAAPTAPAASIVVDARRKAGGRTRNRVLMTMGIFFGIYGVITGRLVYLGLQEPGAAVAPTVRGLAARPDIVDRNGEVLATDIKTASLYAEPKNIIDPDETLELLSTVLPDLEPEQTYNKLKSGAGFVWLKRQLSPKQQANIMALGLPGIGFRTETKRFYPGGETASHILGLVNIDNQGIAGLEKYIDSQGLADLRELGLATSGNLTPFRTTLDIRVQHIVRDEVKNALDRYHAIAAGAVVLNAKTGEIVAMASVPDFNPNNPVGAHDKDKFNRMTAGTFEMGSTIKSFTTAMALDSGKVTLQSRFDATRPITIGRQTIRDFHGKGRVLTVPEVFIYSSNIGSAREADVVGVEGHREFLHRMGLLDRMTIELPEVARPSEPKVWKKVHSITASFGHGFSTTPLQTAVGAAALMNGGYLMNPTLLPRTEEQAKAGATKVVNDKTSADMRYLYLLNATAPGGSGKRATVPGYRVGGKTGTAEKVVNGRYSTNVRFNAFVAAFPMDDPQYIVLSIVDEPKPEKPGMGATAGLNAAPIVSNIIRRSASLLGVKPEFGQTNEALLVSSQ; encoded by the coding sequence ATGATAAAGCGTCTCTTTGCCTCGAAGCCTGATGCCGCCCCGACCGCTCCCGCCGCTTCGATCGTGGTTGACGCGCGCCGCAAGGCCGGCGGGCGCACGAGGAACCGCGTGCTGATGACGATGGGGATCTTCTTCGGCATCTACGGCGTGATCACCGGCCGCCTCGTCTATCTCGGGCTGCAGGAGCCCGGTGCGGCCGTTGCGCCGACCGTGCGCGGCCTCGCCGCGCGCCCCGATATCGTCGATCGCAACGGCGAAGTGCTCGCGACCGACATCAAGACGGCGTCGCTCTATGCCGAGCCGAAGAACATCATCGATCCCGATGAGACGCTGGAGCTTCTCTCCACTGTCCTGCCCGACCTTGAGCCGGAGCAGACCTACAACAAGCTCAAAAGCGGCGCGGGGTTCGTCTGGCTGAAACGGCAGCTTTCGCCGAAGCAGCAGGCCAACATCATGGCGCTCGGCCTGCCTGGCATCGGCTTCCGCACCGAGACGAAGCGGTTCTATCCGGGTGGCGAGACCGCCTCGCATATCCTTGGCCTCGTCAACATCGACAACCAGGGCATCGCAGGGCTTGAGAAATACATCGACAGCCAGGGCCTCGCCGACCTGCGCGAGCTTGGGCTCGCCACCTCGGGCAACCTCACCCCCTTCCGCACCACGCTCGACATCCGCGTGCAGCACATCGTCCGCGACGAGGTGAAGAATGCGCTGGATCGCTACCATGCGATCGCCGCCGGCGCGGTCGTGCTCAACGCCAAGACCGGCGAGATCGTCGCGATGGCCTCGGTGCCGGACTTCAACCCCAACAATCCGGTCGGCGCCCACGACAAGGACAAGTTCAACCGCATGACGGCAGGAACGTTCGAGATGGGCTCGACCATCAAGAGCTTCACCACAGCGATGGCGCTCGATTCCGGCAAAGTGACCCTGCAGAGCCGCTTCGATGCGACGCGCCCAATCACCATCGGCCGGCAGACGATCCGCGACTTCCACGGCAAGGGCAGGGTGCTCACCGTGCCGGAAGTGTTTATCTACTCCTCCAACATCGGCTCTGCCCGCGAAGCCGACGTGGTGGGCGTCGAGGGGCATCGCGAGTTCCTTCACCGCATGGGCCTGCTCGACCGCATGACGATCGAGCTGCCCGAGGTCGCCAGGCCGTCCGAGCCGAAGGTCTGGAAGAAGGTGCATTCGATCACGGCGTCGTTCGGGCACGGCTTTTCCACCACGCCGCTGCAGACCGCCGTCGGTGCCGCCGCGCTGATGAACGGTGGCTACCTGATGAACCCGACCCTCCTGCCGCGGACGGAAGAGCAGGCCAAGGCCGGCGCCACCAAGGTGGTGAACGACAAGACCTCCGCCGACATGCGCTATCTCTATCTGCTGAACGCGACCGCACCAGGCGGCTCGGGCAAGCGCGCCACCGTTCCCGGCTATCGGGTGGGCGGCAAGACGGGCACCGCCGAGAAGGTGGTCAACGGACGCTATTCCACAAACGTCCGCTTCAACGCCTTCGTCGCTGCGTTCCCGATGGACGATCCGCAATACATCGTGCTGTCGATCGTGGACGAGCCGAAGCCGGAAAAGCCCGGCATGGGCGCCACCGCTGGCCTCAACGCCGCACCGATCGTCTCCAACATCATCCGCCGTTCGGCGTCACTGCTTGGCGTGAAGCCCGAATTCGGTCAAACAAATGAGGCGTTGCTTGTTTCTTCACAGTGA
- the ftsL gene encoding cell division protein FtsL: protein MFRTTDIVLIAVMVAGAAFTYNTKHQVEAQLSEVRKIEAMIRFEQDSLTILKADWSLLTQPARLQKLTEIYQDELQLAPLDAHQVVGVDELPAKPVEMEIMPSPRVDGMAEGRTDKVTTGGVVR from the coding sequence GTGTTCCGTACGACCGACATCGTTCTGATCGCGGTGATGGTGGCGGGAGCCGCCTTCACCTACAACACCAAGCACCAGGTCGAGGCGCAGCTCTCCGAGGTGCGCAAGATCGAGGCGATGATCCGCTTCGAGCAGGATTCGCTGACGATCCTGAAGGCCGACTGGAGCCTGCTCACGCAGCCGGCGCGTCTGCAGAAGCTGACGGAGATCTACCAGGACGAGCTGCAGCTCGCGCCGCTCGACGCGCACCAGGTGGTGGGCGTCGACGAACTGCCCGCAAAGCCGGTCGAGATGGAGATCATGCCGTCTCCGCGTGTCGACGGCATGGCGGAAGGCAGGACGGACAAGGTGACAACGGGCGGAGTCGTGCGGTGA